From Blattabacterium sp. (Blattella germanica) str. Bge, the proteins below share one genomic window:
- a CDS encoding VRR-NUC domain-containing protein, translated as MGKEQLLHSTVCDYLDHKYPNVFYFHPHNEARRTPYERFLIKVMRLRPGIPDLLFPIPKKGKTGMALEFKIKPNKLTKNQMEIINILNSYNWNVNICSSFEEAKIHIDQYLKN; from the coding sequence TTGGGAAAAGAACAATTGTTGCATAGTACAGTTTGTGATTATTTAGATCATAAATATCCTAATGTGTTTTATTTTCATCCTCATAATGAGGCAAGAAGAACTCCTTATGAAAGATTTCTTATTAAAGTTATGAGATTGAGACCGGGAATTCCCGATTTATTGTTTCCTATACCTAAAAAAGGAAAAACAGGGATGGCTTTAGAATTTAAAATAAAACCAAATAAACTAACAAAAAATCAGATGGAAATAATAAATATACTTAATTCTTATAATTGGAATGTAAATATTTGTTCTTCTTTTGAAGAAGCCAAAATTCATATAGATCAATATTTAAAAAATTGA